The genomic interval AGAACTCTTATCTCGCAGTAGTTTGGAAGTTACCAGCTGAAAATGAATGCAAACTAATGTGAATGAAATTTGAAAATGTACTGCAGTATTTTATAAATTTAATATAATTTATATACAGTAATCAAGTAGTGATTAGTATGCCAGAGAAACTGTTGCTTAAAAAAAGCTTCAAAACCAGGATCATATTTTGTCAAGCATTATTAGAGCCACAGCATCTTTATGGCACAAAAATAAGTCATTCAGCTCATCTAACTTCACACCAGTTTGCTGTAGAGCAAATTTAAGTCCCATTACCTGATTTCCCCAGTAACCCTACGTTTATTTCCCTCGTCTATCTAACTGCTTTTTGAAATTAGACTGTCtccacttccaccaccatccaAGGGAACCAGTTCTATGTCATTACCACTTGCTGCATTTGCCCAGGGTGGAGGTAGGGCAGAAGATAGTTTGCATCTTCCCTGTACCTCTTTGCTCAAAACCTTGTGTGACCCTTGGTCCTGTTACATTagcaaatgggaacagcttttGTCTACCTCACTTAAACATCATAATCTTATACTTGTATGGCTAAATTAGAGCATTATAAAAGTTTGTATTCaatgcctctatttatgaagctCAACAACCTATATACTCTTATGTAACTACTCAACATGTCCTGGCACACAAAGATCTTGGCACACTCTTTAGAACTGGGCTGTTGTCCATATTGCCTCTgtctattccttctaccaaactgcatcacttcacaATCTTTGAGAATGTTGCAGTCTGTATCTGGAAACTGGGATCTTGAATCAAATGGCAATATTTGGTGTCCAATTACAGCTATTGCCTCATAAGATATTTATAAAATCTGTGGTATTATGCAACTGTAGCCAGAAGTAACCAATATTGATTCAAAGTGTCTTATCATGCATTAATTCCACGTCAAAAATGATTGCCGTAAGAAACCTTGAACCTCAAAATGCCTGGAATAACACTACCATTACTTCAAACTATTATTCCaacacagcaacacacaaaattagTATCTATACACTTAAGACATAACATGCTCTTGCAATTATTTCTACAAAGTAGAAATACTGTAAATGAAAACATCAATGAATAGGGCCAATTAGTTTCAGTAATCAGTATTTAACAAATAATTTTACAATGAGAAAGAACTGCTAGATTAGTTTGTTTCTGTATTCAATGCAAAACTTTGTATTCTGTGTATAAAATTCAGTATTGATCATGATAAACATTGGCATCTTGTTTGTACGAGGGTAAAGTTAACACTGCTGGTCCATCAATTGAACTGTTGCAGAAGTCTTAAATTTTCTTATCCAATGCAGAACATAGTTGTTTAACTTCATTATGAATATCATTTTGTGAAACTTCAACTGTTGATTTGATTTCTGGATTTCCTCATAATAGCAATAACATGTTTTGAAACATTATGCAGTTGGTTTAGAGCACCTCCTATTTGTCCTTTTTAATTACTTCCTTCTCTTTCTTCACTTTGTCATTATAAATCTGAAATTGTAAATCTGTTCCAAACAGCTTGTCCCACCAGGTGAAGGTTGAAGAATAATTTCCAACAAAGTTCATGTGATGGAAGTCGTGGAAACGGGAACCACCATAAAATGGAATAAGGTGCAGAGGATTCAAAGGAATGTCGTAAccactgaaaatataaaatacaaaacCATTAACAAATCCCAAGCTCCTATCATGCATTTCATGTACCCATCATGGAATATATGCCTAGAAATTGTAGAGGGTTGGGGTGAAACTCAAAGGCAGATGAGGTCCTGGTGTCAGGGTAGGAGCTAGAGCAAAAAGACAGGTACAacaagggaagaggagagaaaaaaacataaGGATCAGAAAATCTGTAGTGGCAGTAATTTGCATGGGTAATTGAAAGCAGTGATCAGCTGGGCAACAGGCAGGAAGGAGAGTACGAGAAGAAAGGAACTGGCAGTATACAAGGGCAATTACAGTGTTGGTATCTGCCCCCCCAAGGATGAAGATGAGTGATTGTCTTCAGGCATTCCAATCAAGTCCAGTCCTGGTATGACCACTATTCCCAAACACCCCCAGATCGGCAAGATACAAGTTCCCCAGTAGAGCTCCAACAGGAGTACTACACAAGAAATGAAATCACCCCCAAGGGACTCTGACGTGAAAATCCTGGCAGTAGCACGTGACTGGCTTCTGGAAGCTTCCAATGAATTTtcctgaaaatatgaaatgacaTTGGAATGGTTGTTACTGCATTTCACTCTTTAAACAGAGAAAGTGATCAACTGACAAACAATCACTGTCACCATATCAAGTGCATCCCTACTCTCCTGGTAGTGGTCATGAAATACTGATATCACACTAATCCATCATAGCCCACAGCTTTCCACAGTGAGAGCAATGACACTAGTATGCAGGTGCAACTATTCATGAGTCATTGACCATCCAGTACCTCAGCTGATTGACTACTTCCTCTCTCACCATCTTTCCCAAACTGTTCCAATATAACTCCCCATTGTTCAGGTTCTCTATTCCTTGGAATAGAGAACCTGAACAATGATACCTGGATATTTTTGGTGATGTAGCTCTTAAGGAATCACACTGCAGATGAAGTTGCAAAGTCAAAAGCACTAATTTGATTTTAACAGCCCGAACGTTTACACCAGAGGCACATAAACCCAAgtagtacttttttttttaaacgtgACAAAGTTCCAGTGTTACCACTTCCATGAGGTGTTCTCCAGTGGCTGTGCATGTATGATGGACTTCTTAGAAACACATGACTGAGGGACTTTGCCTCTCTGGCAGGTACAGGAGGTAGGTGCCAAGATACCATGTGTGCTGTAATCTTGAATGCAATGTGCTGCTTTTGCTGCACTACAGCTTCTCCCATGAGCTGTGACATCACCAGGGCAGTAAACTGCAGAACTCACTATATTGAATTGCCCATCTTTCCATTCCCTTGGTTTTTGTAGGTGGTTACACACAGGTTAAATGGCAGCAATCTGGGCATTAATCAAAGCTGAATGGGCTGGTTACAGACTGAAAGAATGATGGGAGGCCTGACTCTAGCTCCATGCAATAGTTGCAGAATCATCAATCATGAAGTTTGGGATTTCTGCTTTGCCCACACTTGCACAAAAATTAGTGAAATTCCTGGCATgtacgtgggggggggggggagaatgtcAGTATTTTCTGGAAAACCTGGGAAGTATGTCTCATGGAATGATACAAGATGATGGTAAGTGTTGAAGTACTTGTGGACAGGTGCATAAGAATCACTATTTGCCCTCAGTAATTCAAGCTTGGCAATGACAATTACAGAACATAGATTTCCTGTTACACCTGCTTCAGGTGCCAGTACCCTTAAATCCTCACTGTCCCTTTGATGGAAGCAGTTAGCATTTTAGGGCAAAAAAAAGAGGGAATACAAAGACTCCTCCCATTTATTTTTCCCTACTCTACATCAAAAATGGTGTATATTCTCTAAATAGGGAGGAAAAATTTCATGTTAACCatgcaatttttttccaatattatATCCATGGCAATCGTTCTCCTCATTAAAATGGAGAATATGGCACACTTCAGTGAAATTAAGTTGATACAGACATTGGATTCAATAAAAACTGTTGAAGCTTCCACCAGGACCTAACTTCTATAATACTGAGAATAAACAGCTACCAAAACATTTCAGAATGGTATTCTTGAATACTGAAGCaccttacattttttttcttaaacaaaCAAGTTCTGACAATTTAAAAGTATCTTATTTTAGTTTCACTGTTAACTTCCAATGTTTCAAAATTTAGTTTGCCAATCTTATTACATAAAGGCTCAATATGAATTTATCATGGCAATGGTCAAGAATTTACAGCAAGATTATTAGTGAGGCTATCAGCAGTCACCAATACAATAGAGGAATCTAACAGCATTTGCTGAAGTGTGTACATGTACAAGAAATCCAGAAGTTGTTATTGGCAATACCCTGCTTTTACAGAGGGTGTGCTCTTCTTATGGTCAATATAACTATTATTGTAGCAGCAATTAATTGACACTTTTTGTACATGCCCATGATGCAGAACACTGAAACTGTTATGCTTTGTTGAATAAGATGTAACTAAATTGCCATCTTAATTACTGTTGAACAAATTCCCTTGCCCCAAAAGACTAATTTGAAGTGTGGGGTCTAAATTCGCTCAATTATTTCAAAACTCATGGATTTAAATTGTTTTGTATTTCAATGATCATAATCCACGTTTCCAATCTAATATTTATATTATTCTCTgcagaaatttaaaatgttataaaatttGGAACTTATCTTCCTGGGTTGCTGTGTAAGAATTAAATGTTCTGCCTGGACACTCAGCCAGTTTGTTGATACCTGGAACTGGAAGGCACCCAAGAGCaactgatgggaaaggggaaatCCACACCACAAAACCTGCCAAAGTTCTGTGGTCAGCAGGAAGTGCTGTCTCCTTACCAATGAATAGAAAATGTGGactaacatttatttattgtacaATTTATTGGATTCCTGACCAGAAATCTACTTCCCAATGGATCTGAAGGTTTTACTCTGATGTAAAAatcattaatttatattttctttgtgGTACATATTATGAGTTGGAATTTGAGAGATCTTCCATGAATTAATTGCCCATCAagatatttatttcattgttggtTGTTATATAACAAAGTCAAAATTAATTAGGGGAAATAATGTGGACATAAGAAAAATTCCCCCAGCCACTGTGGGATGTAATTGTTCCTTACAATTCtttgttccacattccaaaaatgaaaTAGTGGAAGTTGCTTTGCTTTCCTGAATCtttaaattggaaaattccaCAAAATCAGTATATGTAACCTGTGCATTTGCACTTGCACTAGGTCTCTTGATCTGACCTGTTTCTAAGGTTTGTGTGTCTGCTGAGATGAATGTATTGAATTTAGCAATGGAAACATTGGCTTTCCAGAATGAGGCTTGAAACAGCAATAATATAAAGCTATCTAAAATCACAGATTTAATCCTATCTCAGTGAGACCTTTAAACATTCTCTGTGATTGTTTAATGTGGAGGTATCTAAATAAATCTCATCAAGAAAGAACTATGTTGTAAGTGCAACATCATGCACCAACCTGTGAAGTCAACCAATACCCAAACATGTTGTTGTTTTGGGATGATTAAGAACAGTCTCATATGCACAGGACTAACTTTCAGCAGTAAGAAAACGGACgtgttttctctctcattcattctCAGAAGCTATAGAAGTGTGTTTAATGGTTCTCTTTAAACAGTGACTTTACCTGTGTACGTCTATTGTTTCTAGGAGACGAAAGGTCACCCAAGCCCACAGGAGGATGACATGATTGCAGAAGATCATAATGCCAATAAAGAAGCCCATGCCAAGGATGACTGTCTCTGCTGGGTGGGCATATTCAGCTTGCATACCAAATGGAGCCTGCACAATAGAGAAATTGGAAAATACTTTAAAGAAGTGATTTGGGCACACGGAAACATTTATTGAATGTGAACTCAGCATTTTTACTGGCCTTCTGGTTTTACTATGAGaaattgtactgtactgttaaaACATTAAGCAGAATTCAATTATAAAAGTTGGTAGAGATGACAATTATTCAATAAGTGAACTAATTCTACATTTAATGCTTTTATTGGTCAGAtcacaaatttaaatattttacattcaAAAGCTCTCAACTCCAGCAACAAGAAATACACAAAATTTAGAATTTTCTATTTAATGTTCTACAACTTGCATAGTGGCCTAAAATGGAGGCCTAAAATCAGCACATGCATAAACATTCCAGACCCAGGAAGACAGAATATTAGGCTAACGTCCTCATTAGTTTGCAGAGACTGAGTCAGCCCACTGATTTAGGTGGGTGGGGACAGGCGAGTAGAACTTTGAACAATAtagaatggaaaggaaaattgagTGGTGTGGGTGCCAGGAGTTCACTCTGTACCTAAAGTGAGAATGACCCATCACCACCTCCCACAAAATCTGAAAAGATTGCCTCACCGTAAATTCATGATGAACTTTGTGAATATATTTGTAGATTCTCTTATGATGCAACAGTCTGTGTAGAAAGTAGTGCCACGTGTCCTCAATAACAGCACAACCCAGACACTGCATTGCAATTACCTGCCTGCATCAAAAAGAATTCAAATGTTACACTATTAATAAAATTATTACTTTTTTTCTTGAATGAGTTAATATTTAATCAACAAAGAGCCTTTCTGATTtgcagaggttgagcaggttgggacgattcactggagtgtaggagaatgaggggtgatcttatagaggtataaaagaatcatgaggggcatagatagggtgattgtgcacagtttttttttcgcAGTGTTGGGAAATCAAccactagaggccataggtttagggtgaaaggggagagatttaataggaatctgagggtggtcagtatgtggattaagcagccagaggaagtagttgaggcaggtacattaacatcatttaaagaggtacttggacaggtacatagataggaaaggtttagagggatgtgggcaaatgggactagcttgaatgggaaccttggtcagaatggagcatttgggcctgtttctgtgctgtatgactttgcaACCATTTTAAATCAATGGCCAGAAAATTCATCACGTAAAATAGAGTactacacacagaaacaggcccttcgctctATCTAgtctatgctgcctgatcttctgcctagtcccatctacctgcacccacaCCATATACATGTACAGTACCTGTCAAACTTTTAAATGCTACAGTTGAGCCCACATCTACCACTTGcaccggcagcttgttccacactcgcaccaccctctgagtgaaggtggttcccctcagattcccctttagtatttcacctttcaccctaaacctttgtcaTCTAGTTCCAGTGTCACCAAATCTTAGGCgagaaaagcctgcatgcattcaccctatctatacccctcataattttgtatacctctattccctggagtgcaagagaatgagggaaTCTCTtataaagtcctaacctcttcaacctttccctatacctcaggtcctcaagtcctgacatcatccttataaattttctctgcactctttcaagcttattgatatctttcctgcaggtaggtgaccagaattgcacacaatactccaaatttagcctcaccaacgtcttgtacaacatcaacataacgtcccaactcctgtactcagtgccctgatttatgaaagccgaagcgccaaaagctccctttacaaccctatcaaccagtgatgccactttcaaggaactatggatctgtattcccaggtccccctggtctactgcacacctcagagccctactattcactgtgcaagtcttaccctggtttgtcctccctaaGTGCAATACCtcaaacttgtctggattaaattctatctgccatttttcagcccatttatctagctggtcaagatcacactgcaagctatGATAGCCCTCCTCGCTGTCCAATCTtgctgtcatccacaaacttgctgatccagtttaccatgttatcatctaaatcattaatatagatgacaaacaacaacgaacccagcaccaatccctgcagcacaccactagacacaagcctcctgtcagagagacaactatctacttccactctctggcttctcccgctaaaccaatgttgaatccaattggctacttcatcctgaatgccaagcgacttaaccttctggaccagcctcccatgctggattttgtcaaaggccttgctgaagtccatgtagacaacatccactacctttccctcatcgaccttcttggtaacctccttgaaaactcTATCAGATTGGTTAGACAAAGCactgttgactatccctaatcaggccgtCTATCCAAATACatttatatcctgtccctcagaagaccttccaataatttacccacaactgacgtcagctcactggcctataatttcccaatttattcttagagcctttcttgaacaacagtaCAACTTGTACATATATAATGTCATGAAATGGGACTCCCACCAGCAGTATATCAGTGAAAAAATAACCTTCTAGAAAATAATATTCTATTAAAcccatgaaatgaaaaaaaaggccATCCCAAGCTctcggttgcatgtcatttcaactcattCCAATCCCCACACTAACCTGCCTGTCTTCcaccttctccattgccagggtgaAGTCCaaagcaaactagaggaacaacacctcattttccacctgggtagtcaACAACCcatggtataaacattgaattttacaatttcaggtaGCCCTTCCCTCATGTgtttcacaccccccccccccgtctcctcTCAACTCATCTCCAGCCCTCCCactttttccccttccccataaaccaaccccccccccccccccatcacccattttcatccccctcctccatctggttctatctgcctttCACATCTCCCTCAACGGTTCCCATTATCGCCTTCCTTTATCATCAGTTTCCAGCACTGGTGGCCTTTCTATTCCTGCTTATCACCTCCAGCAATTGTCTCCATCTTCacacttccttcccccacctggctccatttgcctttttctgtctgcctgcctcccaactccacccctcctcctcctcccccacctcgctccatctgctgcTCATTcttcaccaatcacctactggccctgtctcaccgctcccccgctctttatattggctagcttccctctccactctcagcactgatgcagggttttgacctgaaatgtcaacaattccctcccccacagatgttccttgacacactgagttcctccaacagattgttgctccaggttccagcatctgcagtcactagGCTCTCCAAATAAAGTT from Pristis pectinata isolate sPriPec2 chromosome 4, sPriPec2.1.pri, whole genome shotgun sequence carries:
- the LOC127569558 gene encoding methylsterol monooxygenase 1-like: MEGNSSVITSAILAIDYIDSLLPQNPLQEPFKNAWNYMLDNFTKFQIATWGSLLVHEGVYFLFCLPGFIFQFIPALQKYKIQKDKPERLEKQWRCFKTLLFNHFFIQLPMICGTYYFTEFFNIPYSWENMPRWQVIAMQCLGCAVIEDTWHYFLHRLLHHKRIYKYIHKVHHEFTAPFGMQAEYAHPAETVILGMGFFIGIMIFCNHVILLWAWVTFRLLETIDVHSGYDIPLNPLHLIPFYGGSRFHDFHHMNFVGNYSSTFTWWDKLFGTDLQFQIYNDKVKKEKEVIKKDK